The proteins below are encoded in one region of Bremerella sp. P1:
- a CDS encoding protein arginine kinase, protein MRGSGPESDIVISSRIRLARNLAEFPFIRRCTPQDRKSIEKMVHDRLQVIPGFNTLYYLRVDELAHVDRQFLTERQLISREHAEAEGARSVAIDNDERLSVMINEEDHLRIQVMKSGLDLHSAWDQINEVDDQLESKLSYAFHERLGYLTACPTNVGTGMRVSVMLHLPALVITNQIEKVFRSLQKINLAVRGLYGEGSQAMGDFYQISNQITLGKSEEELIGQVSGVVPMIIEYERKARDFLITQNREDLHDKISRAYGILCTAQTISSEETMHLLSSVRMGVNLGLIDDLAISDINKLFVETQPAHLQKLRGNELDTAGRNIERALYLRRYLQDRGKEHRDERN, encoded by the coding sequence ATGCGCGGTAGCGGACCTGAGTCCGATATCGTGATCAGCAGTCGCATTCGCCTGGCTCGCAATCTGGCTGAGTTCCCCTTCATTCGCCGCTGCACCCCGCAAGATCGCAAGTCGATCGAAAAGATGGTGCACGATCGTCTGCAGGTCATCCCAGGCTTCAACACGCTGTATTACCTGCGTGTCGACGAACTAGCTCATGTCGATCGACAGTTTCTGACCGAACGTCAGCTGATCAGCCGCGAACACGCCGAGGCCGAAGGTGCCCGCAGCGTGGCGATCGATAACGACGAACGCCTGAGTGTGATGATCAACGAGGAAGATCATCTCCGCATTCAGGTCATGAAGAGCGGTCTCGATCTGCACAGTGCCTGGGATCAGATCAACGAAGTCGACGATCAACTCGAAAGCAAGCTCAGCTACGCTTTCCACGAGCGTCTTGGCTATCTGACCGCCTGCCCAACCAACGTCGGTACCGGCATGCGAGTGAGCGTGATGCTGCACCTGCCTGCTTTGGTAATCACCAACCAGATCGAGAAAGTCTTCCGCAGCTTGCAGAAGATCAATCTGGCCGTGCGTGGTTTGTACGGCGAAGGCTCGCAGGCGATGGGTGATTTCTATCAGATCAGCAATCAGATCACCCTCGGCAAGTCGGAAGAAGAACTGATCGGCCAGGTCAGCGGCGTGGTGCCGATGATCATCGAGTACGAACGCAAGGCTCGCGACTTCCTGATCACCCAGAATCGCGAAGACCTGCACGATAAGATCAGCCGAGCTTACGGCATCCTGTGCACCGCTCAGACGATCAGCAGCGAAGAGACGATGCACCTCCTGTCGAGCGTTCGCATGGGCGTGAACCTGGGGCTGATCGACGACCTGGCGATTTCCGACATCAACAAGCTTTTCGTCGAAACACAGCCGGCCCACTTGCAGAAGCTGCGAGGCAACGAACTGGACACGGCCGGACGCAACATCGAACGAGCCCTCTACTTGCGGCGCTACCTGCAAGATCGAGGCAAAGAGCACCGCGACGAGCGAAATTAG
- a CDS encoding UvrB/UvrC motif-containing protein: MKCQQCEKPATFHITELTGEKPHELHLCEQCAQSYLTQNPSGGMPIQPSLAGMLHHQLKVADTAKELAKLDEQVCPICGISFYEFRNQGRLGCPHDYTCFGSELDPLIVNIHGDTQHAGKHPKHHQQSSQDQTRLIQLHNDMKAAVEKEDYERASQIRDEIRKIEEGQS, translated from the coding sequence ATGAAATGTCAACAATGCGAAAAGCCCGCCACGTTTCATATCACGGAACTCACCGGCGAGAAGCCGCACGAGCTGCACCTGTGCGAGCAGTGCGCGCAGTCGTACCTGACGCAGAACCCCTCGGGTGGGATGCCAATTCAGCCATCGCTGGCCGGAATGCTGCATCATCAACTGAAGGTGGCCGACACGGCCAAGGAACTGGCCAAGCTCGACGAGCAGGTCTGTCCGATTTGCGGCATTAGTTTTTACGAGTTCCGTAATCAGGGCCGGCTTGGCTGCCCGCACGACTACACCTGCTTCGGTAGCGAGCTTGATCCGCTGATCGTCAATATTCATGGCGATACGCAGCATGCGGGCAAGCATCCCAAGCATCATCAACAGTCGTCGCAAGACCAGACACGCTTGATTCAGCTTCATAACGACATGAAAGCTGCGGTCGAAAAGGAAGACTACGAGCGTGCTTCCCAAATCCGGGATGAAATCCGTAAGATTGAGGAAGGTCAGTCCTAA
- the trpE gene encoding anthranilate synthase component I translates to MPYLPEFSEFEQLAEKFEIIPVYRRLISDSMTPVSAFHKLDDGKPACLFESVVGGEKVGRYSFIGIHPEYHLSATRDQVTIASKEGTETFTCANPLEELRKRLDTGNVAHIEGLPPFNGGAIGYAGYDVVRYVENLPNAPEDDRHLPDLSFGFYNNLVVFDNVTKTAYVIVMAKCPKGKENDHQAIYDAACQQAEEIVAQLTKHDPTLTPTDIDLAGYPTIGYRSNFTQEDFEAAVRKCVEYIVAGDIFQVVFSQRLEVDIQSDPFEIYRTLRIVNPSPFMFFLRTPETTLVGSSPEIMVRVMDGTVTVRPLAGTRPRGLTEAEDARLAEELLADPKERAEHVMLVDLGRNDVGRVAKYRSVQLSDVMAIERYSHVMHITSNVTGELPEGKDAFDAMAACLPAGTVSGAPKVRAMEIIDEIEPHRRGPYAGAVGYIDYGGNMDTCIALRTIVIQDGTAYVQAGAGIVADSDPKMEYQETLNKARGILKAIEITEKRSAAQKSSS, encoded by the coding sequence ATGCCGTACCTCCCAGAATTCTCCGAGTTTGAGCAGCTCGCGGAAAAGTTCGAGATTATTCCCGTTTATCGGCGCCTGATCAGCGATTCGATGACTCCGGTCTCGGCATTTCACAAGTTAGACGACGGCAAGCCAGCTTGCCTGTTTGAAAGCGTGGTCGGTGGCGAGAAGGTCGGCCGCTACAGCTTTATCGGTATTCATCCCGAATACCATCTCAGCGCGACACGTGATCAAGTCACCATCGCCAGCAAAGAAGGCACCGAGACCTTTACCTGTGCCAACCCGCTGGAAGAGCTCCGTAAGCGGCTCGATACCGGCAACGTCGCTCACATCGAAGGGCTCCCCCCGTTTAACGGTGGAGCGATCGGTTACGCGGGGTACGATGTCGTCCGCTACGTCGAAAACCTGCCCAATGCCCCCGAAGACGATCGCCACCTGCCAGACCTTTCGTTCGGCTTCTACAACAACCTGGTCGTCTTCGATAACGTGACCAAGACGGCCTATGTGATCGTGATGGCCAAGTGCCCCAAGGGGAAAGAAAACGATCATCAGGCCATCTACGACGCCGCGTGTCAGCAGGCTGAAGAGATCGTCGCCCAACTGACCAAGCACGACCCGACCCTCACACCCACCGACATCGACCTGGCCGGCTACCCAACGATCGGGTACCGCTCGAACTTCACCCAGGAAGATTTTGAAGCTGCCGTTCGCAAATGTGTCGAGTACATCGTGGCCGGCGACATCTTTCAGGTCGTCTTTAGCCAGCGTCTGGAAGTCGACATCCAAAGCGATCCCTTCGAGATCTACCGCACGCTGCGGATTGTGAACCCAAGCCCGTTCATGTTCTTCCTTCGCACGCCCGAAACCACCCTGGTCGGCAGTTCGCCTGAGATCATGGTCCGCGTGATGGATGGCACCGTGACGGTTCGTCCACTGGCTGGCACGCGTCCGCGTGGCTTGACCGAAGCTGAAGACGCTCGTCTGGCCGAAGAACTTCTGGCCGATCCCAAAGAGCGGGCCGAACACGTCATGCTGGTCGACCTGGGCCGCAACGACGTCGGCCGTGTGGCCAAGTACCGCAGTGTTCAACTGTCCGACGTGATGGCGATCGAGCGCTATAGCCACGTGATGCACATCACCTCGAATGTCACCGGCGAGCTGCCCGAAGGCAAAGACGCCTTCGACGCCATGGCGGCCTGCCTGCCAGCGGGGACAGTATCAGGGGCACCCAAAGTGCGAGCCATGGAAATCATCGACGAGATCGAGCCTCATCGCCGCGGCCCTTACGCCGGCGCGGTTGGCTACATCGACTACGGCGGTAACATGGATACATGCATCGCCCTGCGAACGATCGTCATCCAGGACGGCACCGCCTACGTGCAAGCCGGGGCCGGCATCGTCGCCGACAGCGATCCGAAAATGGAATACCAAGAAACGCTCAACAAGGCTCGCGGCATCCTCAAAGCGATCGAGATCACCGAGAAGCGCTCCGCCGCCCAAAAGAGCAGCAGCTAA
- a CDS encoding putative quinol monooxygenase, translated as MRTMIHVIATINLKPDTRDAFLAAFHELVPKVLEEDGCITYGPTIDVDANLGDVQEGPRDNTVTVVESWESVEHLQAHLVAPHMNDYREQVKDMVTDMKVQVLAPA; from the coding sequence ATGCGCACCATGATTCACGTCATCGCCACCATTAACCTGAAGCCAGATACCCGCGACGCCTTCCTGGCCGCATTCCACGAACTGGTCCCCAAGGTTCTGGAAGAAGATGGCTGCATCACCTACGGCCCGACGATCGACGTCGATGCCAACCTGGGCGACGTGCAAGAAGGCCCCCGCGACAACACCGTCACGGTCGTTGAATCGTGGGAGTCGGTCGAGCACCTCCAAGCCCACCTCGTCGCCCCGCACATGAACGACTACCGCGAGCAAGTCAAAGACATGGTCACCGATATGAAGGTCCAGGTATTGGCCCCCGCTTAA
- a CDS encoding class I SAM-dependent methyltransferase, with protein MRHLAYASVWVVLLFGTQAWAQEAAAPESVKPGINEKFLDPELNVEEWVNRFEVESREVFAAKSEIVERMKLSPGDRVADIGTGTGLFVEPFSEAVGKDGWVYALDIAPKFVERVEKLAEIKSLNNVTPVLCGQDDIRLAPGSIDAAFICDVYHHFEYPDQSLASIHKAMKPGGKLVVIDFNRIPGESREWTLNHVRAGKEVFRAEIEKAGFRFVNEVEVPSFKENYFLQFERR; from the coding sequence ATGCGTCACCTGGCATACGCTTCGGTATGGGTTGTGTTGTTATTCGGTACGCAAGCGTGGGCTCAAGAAGCGGCCGCTCCCGAAAGCGTGAAGCCGGGGATCAACGAAAAGTTTCTCGACCCCGAGCTTAACGTAGAAGAATGGGTGAATCGATTTGAGGTCGAAAGCCGTGAAGTGTTTGCTGCCAAAAGCGAGATCGTCGAGCGGATGAAGCTTTCGCCAGGCGATCGCGTGGCCGATATTGGTACGGGCACGGGGCTGTTCGTCGAACCGTTTTCCGAAGCGGTGGGCAAAGACGGCTGGGTCTACGCGTTGGATATCGCTCCGAAGTTTGTCGAGCGGGTCGAGAAGCTGGCCGAGATTAAAAGTCTGAACAATGTGACGCCGGTGCTATGCGGGCAGGATGATATTCGCCTGGCCCCTGGCAGCATCGACGCGGCCTTCATCTGCGACGTGTACCACCACTTTGAATACCCCGATCAGTCGCTCGCTTCGATTCACAAGGCCATGAAGCCAGGCGGCAAGCTGGTGGTGATCGACTTCAACCGCATCCCCGGCGAGTCGCGCGAGTGGACACTCAATCATGTTCGCGCCGGTAAGGAGGTCTTCCGGGCAGAGATCGAAAAGGCCGGCTTCCGCTTTGTGAACGAAGTGGAAGTGCCATCCTTCAAAGAGAACTACTTCCTGCAGTTTGAACGGCGGTAA
- a CDS encoding XdhC family protein gives MREVLQALVADIPAGKSAAYCQLIDTRGSTPQKAGATMLVYPSGQQVGTLGGGCVEAEVKRRAIELLEAGQGTVVEFVLDHDYGWDDGLICGGRMEVIIEPLTPHNKVDFFQSILEAITSNLGGTLAIAADPREHSLRNFGMVLLSPTGAIIASQGDASHCRQVKGIAAQSLRPLTGRPLFYREQGIAFVPILPRCELVIVGGGHVGQAVAKLAHWVDFDVTVIDDRPDVISAERFPTAMRRVPGKFQEVLPKLPLRDGAYGLVVTRGHNHDEIGLYHLLKRPLAYLGMIGSKRKIRLIYEDLLEKGITQEQLDQVHAPVGLDIASRTVEEIAISIVAQLVSYRNRPAS, from the coding sequence ATGCGTGAAGTCCTTCAAGCCCTGGTTGCCGATATTCCCGCCGGCAAATCGGCTGCATACTGCCAGCTGATTGATACCCGCGGTTCGACCCCGCAAAAGGCTGGGGCGACCATGCTCGTCTATCCCAGCGGCCAGCAGGTCGGCACGCTCGGTGGCGGTTGCGTCGAAGCCGAGGTCAAACGCCGCGCGATCGAGCTGCTCGAAGCAGGGCAGGGGACCGTCGTCGAGTTTGTGCTCGATCACGACTACGGCTGGGACGACGGCCTCATCTGCGGCGGACGCATGGAAGTGATCATCGAACCGCTCACTCCGCACAACAAAGTCGACTTCTTTCAGTCGATCCTGGAAGCGATCACCTCGAACCTCGGTGGCACGCTGGCCATTGCCGCCGATCCGCGCGAACATTCGCTGCGTAACTTCGGCATGGTCTTGCTTTCCCCCACCGGCGCGATCATCGCCTCGCAAGGCGATGCCAGCCATTGTCGCCAAGTCAAAGGGATCGCGGCCCAGTCGCTGCGGCCCCTGACAGGCCGACCTCTCTTTTATCGAGAGCAAGGCATCGCTTTCGTTCCGATCCTGCCGCGCTGCGAACTGGTGATTGTCGGCGGAGGGCACGTCGGCCAGGCCGTCGCCAAGCTGGCGCACTGGGTCGACTTCGATGTGACGGTCATCGATGACCGCCCCGATGTGATCAGCGCAGAACGTTTCCCCACCGCCATGCGGCGTGTGCCGGGCAAGTTCCAGGAGGTGCTTCCTAAGCTGCCGCTACGGGACGGAGCCTACGGCCTGGTCGTTACCCGCGGCCACAACCATGACGAGATCGGTCTGTATCATCTGCTCAAGCGGCCCCTGGCTTACCTGGGCATGATTGGCAGCAAGCGGAAGATCCGCTTGATCTACGAAGACCTGTTGGAAAAGGGGATCACCCAAGAGCAACTCGATCAGGTGCACGCTCCGGTCGGCCTCGACATTGCTTCCCGCACGGTCGAAGAGATCGCCATCAGCATCGTCGCGCAGCTGGTCTCCTATCGCAATCGGCCGGCATCATGA
- a CDS encoding nucleotidyltransferase family protein has protein sequence MTQAGRSFAIIPACGESRRMGTDKLLLPWNDSTILETVIAAWQKSTVDHIFVVIPQERTDLPKLLQTLPVHVVTADPRPRDMKESIQHGLRAIQSRLAPTPSDVWLVAPADMPTLSTQTIDLVLKAARKNPGRIIRPMNREKHGHPALFPWAMADEVFQLSENEGLNILPEQFPPVDVVVEEIGEDVDTKEELTALQRKENLKSPRSFFGRIDLIQKEYDRGRSLAEEDVANGERKIYVQTRGAGDEFLSDLMRQRYGILVEYTSDITWNEKRSFEDGYNSVAREYIESVDGKGAIRRVLAEVKTFRDDQYRQYLENNGESDRPELDQDLRDSSQ, from the coding sequence ATGACCCAAGCAGGACGCAGCTTCGCGATCATCCCGGCCTGCGGCGAAAGTCGCCGGATGGGCACCGATAAGCTGCTGCTGCCATGGAATGACTCAACCATCCTGGAAACGGTCATCGCCGCGTGGCAGAAGTCCACCGTCGATCACATCTTCGTGGTGATTCCTCAAGAGCGAACCGACCTGCCGAAGCTCCTGCAGACGCTCCCGGTGCATGTCGTCACCGCCGATCCGCGCCCACGCGACATGAAAGAGTCGATCCAACACGGGCTACGCGCCATCCAGTCACGCCTGGCCCCCACACCCAGCGATGTCTGGCTAGTCGCCCCAGCCGACATGCCGACTCTTTCGACGCAGACGATTGACTTGGTGCTTAAGGCAGCAAGGAAGAATCCAGGGCGAATTATTCGCCCTATGAATCGGGAAAAACATGGTCATCCAGCATTATTTCCTTGGGCGATGGCCGACGAAGTATTCCAACTTTCGGAGAACGAGGGTCTGAACATACTTCCTGAACAATTTCCTCCCGTCGATGTAGTCGTCGAAGAAATCGGAGAGGACGTCGACACGAAAGAGGAACTCACGGCTCTACAAAGGAAAGAGAATCTTAAGTCACCCCGAAGCTTTTTTGGCCGTATTGATTTAATTCAAAAAGAATACGACCGTGGCCGCAGCCTGGCAGAGGAAGACGTCGCCAACGGCGAGCGGAAGATATACGTTCAGACACGCGGTGCCGGGGATGAATTCCTGTCCGATCTGATGCGACAGCGGTACGGCATTCTTGTCGAATATACGAGCGACATCACATGGAACGAGAAACGGTCGTTTGAAGACGGCTACAACTCGGTTGCTCGTGAATACATTGAGTCCGTTGACGGAAAAGGTGCAATAAGGCGAGTTTTGGCCGAAGTCAAAACGTTCCGCGATGATCAATACCGCCAATATCTCGAAAACAACGGGGAATCGGACCGCCCTGAGTTAGACCAAGACCTCCGCGATTCTTCGCAGTAG
- a CDS encoding HD-GYP domain-containing protein encodes MSPSTDTSKRQKYLPVPLALLCLTKELPVDVYWCLYPGADPVLLRGQNIEIDDDEFPKLLEGGVETVYIPRDQGEVFQQHLQENVRSILNNHDVPIAQRMAFLNSTGRTMLQEVFRSDNLDKTLESVSVLSEHMTSLISQDEIVAGELFDVLQHDYHTYTHSYNVASYAMLLAQEMGFRDEAELRRISMGGLLHDLGKLRIPNQILTKKERLTEAEWQTIQRHPTDGFVALAERAELTFDQLMMVYQHHEKLDGSGYPVGIDGDEIHVLARICSVVDIFEALTSNRPYRNPNSTKEALEILDKMAPTKLDGDMVKCWKALMQK; translated from the coding sequence ATGTCGCCGTCAACCGACACCTCGAAACGCCAGAAATATCTACCGGTTCCGTTGGCCCTGTTGTGCCTGACGAAAGAACTGCCGGTCGATGTTTATTGGTGCCTTTACCCAGGAGCCGATCCGGTCCTGCTCCGGGGTCAGAATATCGAGATTGACGACGACGAATTCCCCAAGCTGCTCGAAGGCGGCGTCGAGACGGTTTACATTCCGCGCGATCAGGGAGAGGTCTTTCAACAACATCTGCAGGAGAACGTCCGCTCGATTCTGAATAACCACGATGTACCGATCGCCCAGCGGATGGCTTTTCTCAACAGCACAGGCCGGACCATGCTGCAGGAAGTCTTTCGCTCTGACAATCTCGACAAGACCTTAGAAAGTGTCAGCGTTCTGAGCGAACATATGACCTCGCTCATTTCCCAGGACGAGATCGTCGCCGGTGAATTGTTCGACGTACTGCAGCACGATTATCACACCTACACCCATTCGTATAACGTCGCCAGCTATGCCATGTTGTTGGCTCAGGAAATGGGATTCCGTGACGAAGCAGAGTTGCGTCGGATCTCGATGGGAGGTCTGCTGCACGACCTGGGCAAGCTTCGCATCCCCAATCAAATCTTGACGAAAAAAGAACGCCTGACCGAAGCCGAATGGCAGACGATTCAGCGTCATCCGACCGACGGCTTTGTTGCCTTGGCCGAACGTGCCGAACTGACCTTCGATCAACTGATGATGGTCTACCAGCATCACGAAAAACTCGATGGATCTGGCTACCCCGTGGGGATCGATGGTGACGAGATCCATGTTTTGGCCCGCATCTGTAGTGTTGTCGATATCTTCGAGGCACTTACCAGCAACCGCCCCTACCGCAATCCGAATTCAACGAAAGAAGCGTTAGAGATACTCGATAAAATGGCACCCACCAAACTCGACGGGGACATGGTCAAATGCTGGAAAGCTTTGATGCAGAAGTAG
- a CDS encoding SRPBCC family protein: MRKQTFQIEIDAPSWLVFDIIHDYQRRLDWDSLLSKAQVLEPNTQAAVGVCTRCVGKWSSGWMVMDTRYVSFDRGRVAAVTLINRPWLFESFHATIRHETITENRSRVIYIYSFACRPKWLGWLSEPIVNCLLLRETRKRLHALRDYIDRSAQQNLVPSPLRGEG, translated from the coding sequence GTGCGAAAACAAACCTTTCAGATCGAAATCGATGCCCCCAGTTGGTTGGTGTTTGACATCATCCACGACTACCAACGGCGGTTGGATTGGGATTCGCTGCTATCGAAGGCTCAAGTTCTCGAGCCCAACACGCAGGCCGCGGTTGGGGTCTGTACCCGTTGTGTTGGCAAATGGTCCTCGGGCTGGATGGTGATGGACACCCGGTACGTGAGCTTCGACCGAGGCCGCGTAGCCGCGGTGACGCTGATCAACCGGCCGTGGCTATTTGAAAGCTTTCATGCCACAATCCGCCACGAAACGATTACCGAAAATCGATCGCGGGTGATATACATCTATTCGTTTGCTTGTCGACCGAAATGGTTGGGATGGCTAAGTGAGCCGATCGTCAACTGCTTGCTGCTGCGTGAGACAAGAAAGCGGTTGCATGCGCTACGCGATTACATCGACCGCAGTGCGCAGCAAAATCTTGTCCCCTCGCCCCTTAGGGGAGAGGGTTAG
- a CDS encoding ABC transporter ATP-binding protein — MIELVDFGKDYGDFTAVKCLNLKIDAGEMFGFIGPNGAGKSTSIRFLATLLRASRGQGFVNGFNVADQPMDVRHSVGYMPDNFGVYDGMKVWEFLDFFAVAYKIPRSRRKAVITDVLELLDLTHKRNDFVNGLSRGMKQRLCLAKTLVHDPPVLILDEPASGLDPRARLEVKALLKELRKMGKTILISSHILTELADCCTSIGIIERGELLMSGSIEDVYRRIRKNRIINIKFVDGMDAGLSIIRSMPECVDVDVDRGQVTCELQTDDQGVASLLKKLVDNQITIRNFSEKDPTLEDVFMMVTKGLVT; from the coding sequence ATGATTGAATTAGTCGACTTCGGCAAAGACTATGGCGATTTCACCGCAGTCAAATGCCTAAACCTGAAGATCGACGCAGGCGAGATGTTCGGCTTCATCGGCCCCAACGGTGCCGGCAAAAGCACCAGCATCCGCTTCCTGGCCACGCTGCTGCGGGCTTCACGCGGGCAAGGCTTTGTCAACGGTTTCAACGTGGCCGATCAGCCCATGGACGTTCGGCATAGCGTGGGTTACATGCCCGATAACTTCGGCGTGTACGACGGGATGAAGGTTTGGGAGTTCCTCGACTTCTTCGCTGTCGCCTACAAGATCCCCCGCAGCCGACGCAAGGCGGTTATCACCGACGTGTTGGAATTGTTGGACCTGACCCACAAACGAAACGACTTTGTGAACGGCCTGTCACGCGGGATGAAGCAGCGGCTGTGCCTGGCCAAGACGTTGGTGCACGATCCGCCGGTGCTGATCCTGGACGAACCGGCCAGTGGTCTCGACCCTCGGGCTCGTTTGGAAGTGAAGGCGCTGCTCAAAGAGCTTCGCAAGATGGGCAAGACGATTCTCATCTCGAGTCACATCCTCACGGAGCTTGCCGACTGCTGTACTTCGATCGGCATCATCGAGCGAGGTGAACTGCTGATGAGCGGCAGCATCGAAGACGTTTATCGCCGCATTCGCAAGAACCGGATTATCAACATCAAGTTCGTCGACGGCATGGACGCTGGCCTCTCGATTATCCGCAGCATGCCCGAATGCGTGGATGTCGATGTCGATCGCGGTCAGGTGACCTGCGAACTGCAAACCGACGACCAAGGGGTCGCTTCGCTGTTGAAGAAGCTGGTCGACAATCAGATCACCATTCGGAACTTTTCCGAAAAAGATCCGACGCTGGAAGATGTTTTCATGATGGTGACCAAAGGTTTGGTGACCTAG